Sequence from the Mycobacterium florentinum genome:
CACAGCCAGGTGTGCGGGACGATGCATGCCCAATTGCCGGAGGATACCTGCGCGAGCAGCGAAGCCACAGAATCGGTTTCGACCTGCGGGGTGACGGTGATGCCGTGGCCGGCGAAGGCCTCGTCGATGATCTGACGGTCCCGCATATCGGCGGTGAGCAATGCCAGCGGCAGCTGCGCGGCATCCGGCCACGCCAACGTCGATGCGGCCGAAGGCAACATGTCCGCCGGCGACACCAGCACGTAGCGCTCCGCGTAGAGCGGCACCAGGTCCACGTCGTGGGCGTCGTCGTGCGCCGCGTGCACGATGGCGGCGTCCAACTCGAATTCACGCAAGCGCCGATACAGTTCGGTGGCGGCCAACCGGGAATTGATCTGCACCTTGACCAACGGATGCGCCGAGCAGAAGGCCGAAAGCACCAGGGACGCCGTTGTCGACGCGGTGGGCACGGTACCCAGCCGGAGCGTGCCGGTGATCCCCGACCGCACGGCATGCACCTCGGCCTTGAACGCATCGTGCTCGGCCAGAATCCGCTTGGCCCACACGACCAGTCGCTCCCCTTCGGGGGTGAGGCCTTCGAAGCTGTGCCCGCGGTTGATCAACGTGACGTTGAGTTCACGTTCCAGCTTGGCGATCGCGGCGGACAGCGCGGGTTGCGACACGTAGCACTTCTCGGCAGCCCGGGCGAAATGGCGTTCCTGGGCGACCGCGACGAAGTACTCCAGCTGACGAAAGAGCACCTCACCTCCTCGGTCTGGGCACCGATTCCGCTGAGGTTAACATTCCTGATTCCGGCAGGCCGCCGCGTTGAGCTGGTCCGCCGACCGTCGACTTGTTGGGCGCAAACATCCGGTTTTGGCACGACAAGTCGACGCTGGTCAACGAATAGTGTTCTCGTTCAACGGCATCGGCGCATCGCCGCCTGACAAGTCCAGGAAGTCGCGTTGCACGTCGATCAGCACCAACGCCGCCGAACCCGCGCGCGGCTGGATGTAGTGATCCGCTGACGCCATGCCCGCTCCCTCGCCGGACGCCGCCGGCGACGAGATCGAACTCAACCGGTGATCGGATCGTTACCGTGGAGACCGGGCAGGAGTGTCATTGTTTGCTAGAAGCCGTAATGGTCAGACTGCCAGTAGAATATCGTCGTGTTGATCGCACCATCTCGGAGGGTTGACGCCATGCGTCGTGGGGTTCGTTATCTATTTGTTATGGTCGCGATCACGGGCTTGGGCGTGATGGGATCCGGCATCCAAGCGGTGGCCTCGGTCCCGGTGCCCGAGCCAACCCCGGTCGTCGCCGCGATTTTGCCGGCCGATGGCGCGCTGGTGGGAGTTGCGCACCCGGTCGTCGTGAAATTCAGCGCGCCGGTGATCGACCGTGCCGCCGTCGAGCGGTCCATCCACGTGGCCTCGCCGAGCAACATCGCCGGACACTTCGAGTGGCCCGAGAACAATGTCGTGCAATGGGTTCCGAACCAGTACTGGCCCGCCCACAGCCACGTTTCGGTGGGCGTCCAAGAGCTGACAACGGGCTTCGACACCGGCGACGCATTCCTGGGTGTCGCGAGCATCTCCGGGCACACCTTCACCGTCAGCAGGGACGGGGAAATTCTGCGCACGATGCCCGCCTCGATGGGTAAGCCCGCCCGCCCGACGCCGGTCGGCAACTTCACCGCCCTCGAGAAGCAACGCAGCGTGGTCATGGACTCGCGGACCATCGGCATCCCGCTGAGCGCCCCCGACGGATACAAGATCACCGCTCAGTACGCGGTCCGGGTCACCTGGAGCGGGGTCTACGTGCACTCGGCACCCTGGTCGGTCGATTCACAGGGCCACGCCAACGTCAGTCACGGATGCATCAATCTGAGCCCGGACAACGCCGCGTGGTACTTCAACAACGTCAACGTCGGCGACCCCATCCAGGTCGTCGCGTAGCAATCCCGGGTATCGGGGCACCAGCAAATCTGTGCCGCCGCGCTGGCTGCGGCCCTGGACAAGGCTGTGGCCACAGTCACAGTGATCCGGTGGAAGACTCGTAGCGGGCGGGTCGTTGGCGCTAACAGATCGTCCGAACGAGAGGCTGGGCATGAGTACTGATGCGAAGCACGAGAACGGGACAGGTACGAGTGCTCAGATCACGCCGCGAGAACGAGTAACCGAGCGGATCCTGCGGGTGGAGGCGACCGATGAGCAATATCGGAACGCCAAGCCCCATCTCGCGCTCCAGGCAGCGGCCCGCCAGCCCGGCCTTCGACTGCCGCAGATCCTGGAGATGTTCGTCGAGGGCTACGGCGACCGGCCCGCACTCGGGTGGCGGGCCCGCGAGTTGACGACCGACCCCGCCACCGGCCGCACCACCTCCCAGCTGCTGCACCGATTCGACACCATCAGCTACCGCGATCTGTGGGCCAACGTCCGCGCCGTCGCGACGGCGTGGCGACGCGACGAGGTCAACCCGCTGACGCCGGGCGACGTGGTCGCCACCCTCGGCTTCGCGAGCCCCGAGTACTTGACGCTGGATCTGGTCACCGGTTACCTCGGCCTGGTTGCGGTGCCCCTGCAACACAACGCAACCGCCTCTCGGTTGCAGCCCATCGTTGCCGAAATCGAACCCCAGGTGCTGGCCACCGGCGCGGGGTATCTGGACCTCGCCGTGGAGACGGTGCTGGGCAGCACGTCGTTGCGGCGCCTGGTGGTCTTCGACTACCGACCGGAGATTGACGACCAGCGGGAGAACCTGGAGCGCGCGCGGGCGAAGCTCGCCGACGCCGGCATGGCGGTGACCATCGAGACCTTCGACGAATTGGTCGAGCGTGGCCGTGCCCTGCCACCGGTGCCGATCTACACCGGCGAAACCGACGAGCGCCTGGCCCTGATCATGTACACCTCGGGCAGCACCGGGCTGCCCAAGGGTGCGATGTACACCGAGCGCATGGTCTTGAAGCTGTGGACCAACGAGCTCAACCCGGCGTTCGCCGACGTGCCGGTGATCAACGTCAACTTCATGCCGCTCAACCACGTGGGCGGACGGATACCGCTCGCCTCGTCGTTCCAGGCCGGCGGCACCAGTTACTTTGTGCCGGAGAGTGATCTGTCGACGTTGTTCGATGACTGGAATCTGGTGCGCCCCACCGAAATGGGCATGGTGCCGCGGGTGGTCGAAATGCTGTACCAGCGCTACCAAAGCGCGGTGGAGCGACTGATCGGGCAGGGCGCCGAGCCCGAGGACGCCGACACTCAGGCGAAAGCCGAACTGCGCGAACAGCTTCTGGGCGGACGCGTGATCACCAGCTTCTCCACCACCGCTCCGCTGGCCGCCGAGATGAAAGACTTCATCGAGTCGTGCCTGGACGTGCATGTGCTCGACGGCTACGGCCTGACCGAGGTGGGGATGGTGTTCAAGGACGGTGTGGTGACGCGGCCGCCGATCCTCGACTACAAGCTGGTCGACGTGCCCGAGCTGGGTTACTTTCACACCGACAGGCCCCATCCGCGCGGCGAGCTGCTGGTGAAGTCGCTGACGGCGTTCAGCGGATATTTCAAGCGACCCGATGTGACGGCGAATGCGTTCGACCCGGACGGGTACTACCGCACCGGTGACGTGATGGCCGAGGTCGGACCGGATCACCTCGTCTACGTCGACCGGCGCAACAACGTATTGAAGCTGGCCCAAGGCGAATTCGTCGCGGTGGCACAGCTGGAGGCCGTCTTCAGCGGCGCCGCCCTGGTGCACCAGGCGTTCGTCTACGGCAACAGCGAACGGCCCTACCTGTTGGCCGTCGTGGTCCCGACCATCGAAGCGCGGGAGCGGTTCGCCGGTGATCCCGACGGCCTCAAGGCCGCGCTGAGCGAATCCCTGCGCCGCACCGCCAAAGTCGCCGAGTTGCAATCCTACGAAGTCCCGGTGGACTTTCTGGTCGAATCCGAGCCGTTCAGCGAGGACAACGGTCTGCTGTCGGGGGTCGGAAAGCTGCTGCGACCCAAGCTCAAGGAGCACTACGGCGCCCGGCTCGAAGACCTCTATGCCGAGCTCGCCGCCACCCGGACGGCCGAGTTGCGCGCGCTGCGCGAAGGCGCGGCGGACCGGCCGGTGATCGACACCCTGACGCGCGCCGCCGAGGCATTGCTCGGCCTGGCCGGCGGTCCGCCGCAGCCGGATGCCCAATTCCTGGACCTGGGCGGCGACTCGTTGTCCGCGCTGACCTTCTCGAACCTGCTGCAGGACATCTTCGACGTGGAAGTACCGGTGGGCCAGATCATCAACCCGGCCTCCGATCTGCGTCAACTCGCGGAATACGTGGAATCCGAACGTGAATCGGGCTCCAAGCGGCCCACGTTCTCTACCGTGCACGGCCGCGGCGCAACGGAAGCCCGCGCGTCCGAGCTCACCCTCGACAAGTTCATCGACGCCGCGACCCTGGCCGAGGCCCCGACGCTGCCGCACGCCACCGGCACACCGCACACGGTGTTGCTGACCGGAGCCAACGGCTACCTCGGCCGCTTCCTGACGCTGGAATGGCTTGAGCGGCTTGCCGAACGAGGCGGAAAACTGATCACCATCATCCGCGGCGCGGACGCCGAGGCCGCCGGCAAGCGGCTGGAGACCGTTTTCGACAGCGGGGATCCGCAACTGCTGAAGAGGTATCGTGCGCTGGCCGCCGACCATCTCGAGGTCGTCGTCGGCGATATCGCCCAGCCGAAACTTGGTATGGATCAAGCAACTTGGGAGCGCTTAGCGCGCGACGTCGACATGATCGTGCACCCGGCTGCGCTGGTCAACCATGTCCTGCCGTACGACCAGCTGTTCGGCCCCAACGTGGTGGGCACCGCGGAATTGATTCGCCTGGCGATCACGACGCGGATCAAACCGGTCACCTACATGTCGACGGTCGCGGTGGCCTTTTCGGTCGATCCCGCCACGTTCGCCGAGGACGGCGACATCCGCACCGTCAGCGCGGTGCGGCCCGTCGATGACAGCTATGCCAACGGCTACGCGAACAGCAAGTGGGGCGGCGAGGTGTTGCTGCGCGAGGCACACGACCTGTGCGGTTTGCCGGCGGCGGTGTTCCGGTCCGACATGATCCTTGCGCACAGCCAGTACGCCGGACAGCTCAATGTCCCGGATGCGTTCACCCGGTTGATATTCAGCTTGCTGGTGACCGGCATCGCGCCGACGTCGTTCTACCAAACCGATGCGCAGGGCAACCGGGCGGTAGCTCACTACGACGGTCTGCCGGCCGACTTCGTGGCGGAGGCGGTCACCACGCTGGGCGAGCAGATAGCAACGGCCGCTGAGGATTCCGGCCGATACCGGTCCTTCGACGTGATGAACCCGCATGACGACGGCATCTCGCTGGACGTCTTCGTGGACTGGTTGATCGGCGCCGGCCATGACATCCGGCGCATCGACGACCATGACGCATGGTTCGGGCGTTTCGAAACGGCGCTGCGCGCACTACCCGACAAGCAGCGTCAGCATTCGGTACTTCCCTTGCTCGACGTCTACCGGAAGCCCGAGGCGCCGCTGCGGGGCGCGCCCGCGCCGACGGATGTGTTCCGCGGCTCGGTACAGGCAGCCAAAATCGGTGCGGACAAAGACATCCCGCATTTGTCGGAGCGGCTGATCGAGAAGTACGTCTCAGATCTGCGGCTGCTCGGGCTGGTGTAGCCCGAAACGCTAACCGTGCAAACCGTTCTTGACCGCGGCGTCCTGCTTGCGGCCGACGTCGATCGCGATCTCCGGGTCGATCGGGTCGTTGGGTGCGCTGTCGAACTCCAGGTTGACCAGCGCCCTGCCCTCGGTGAACAACAGTACGGCGATGGCCTGCGAATTATCCTGCGTGGTGCCCGAGATCATCGCGCCGTTGGAGCCGACGTCGACGGGCTGCCAGGCGCCGGTGACCTTCTTGGCGTAGTTCGTTTTGGTGTTCTCCAGGGCGGCCGCCGCCGTCGCGGGATCGGCGACGATCAAGATGGTGTCCCCGATGCGCCGGCTGTTGTCGGCATTGACGAACAGTTGCGCGACGCCGGTGGTGTTGTTGGAATTCAGCACCGGCGGTTCCGGCGCGGTGAAGTCACCGCCGACATCGCCGGGCTGAATCAGCAGCGCGCTGTAATCCGGGGGCGGCCCGGTCGGGGTGCTCACCACCGCGCCACTCTTGGACGACGGAGCCGAAGTCTTGCCGCTGTTGCCGCAACCGGTGATCGCGATGCCGACCGCAATGGTGGCGGCCGCCCAACCGGTGGCGGTCATCCGAGCACGTCCCATGGGCATCCTTTCCAGCGAGAACAGGGCCAGCGCATATGAACATACGCGCACGCACCAATCGACAGGCGCCGGTTCGCACCTATCCTCGGGTCCGGGGCCACAAAGTTTCGATTCGCGCGATAAGGAGATCGAGATGACGGCTGCAGTGGCACGCGCGGTACGGTTCGACCGCTACGGGGACCGTGACGTGCTGTACGTGGCAGATATCGACATGCCGGCGCCCGGCGAGGGCGAGGTGGTCGTCGAGGTTCGCGCCGCCGGAATCAACCCGGGCGAGGCCGGGATCCGCTCCGGGGCGATGCATGAGATGTTCCCCGCCACGTTTCCCTGCGGGGAAGGCAGCGACCTCGCCGGTGTCGTGACGGCCACCGGTCCCGGGGTCACCGAGTTCGCGATCGGCGACGAGGTTCTGGGGTTCAGCTTCCGGCGATCAAGCCATGCCACCCACACCGCCGTTCCGGTGGACCAGTTGGTCCGCAAACCGCCCCAATTGAGTTGGGAAGCAGCGGGTTCGCTCTACGTCGTCGGCGCGACCGCATACGCCGCCGTCCGCGCCGTCGCGCCGCAGCCGGGCGAAACCGTCGCCGTTTCGGCGGCGGCCGGAGGTGTCGGCAGTCTCGTCGTCCAGCTGTTGGTACTGCGCGAGGCGCGAGTGCTGGGCATCGCCGGCGAGGGCAACGCCGAATGGCTGCGGGCACACGGCGTCATCCCGATCACCTACGGAGCGGGGTTGGCCGAGCGGCTGCGCGAGGCCGCGCCGGACGGAGTCGACGCGTTCATCGACCTGTTCGGCCCGGACTACGTGCAGCTCGCCGTGGATCTCGGGGTCGCACCGCAGCGCATCGACACGATCATCTCCTTTCAGAAAGCCGGCGAAGTCGGCGCCAAAACCGAAGGCAGCACTGACGCGTCCACCCCGGAAGTGCTGACCGAGATCGCCGACCTGATCGTCAGCGGCGCCGTCGATTTCGATATCGCCGCGACCTTTCCGCTGGAGCGGGTGGCCGATGCCTTCGAGGAACTCGAACGCCGGCACACGCACGGCAAGATCGTGCTGCTGCCCAACGGTTCGCGCTGACCGTCAGCCGACGCCGAGCTCGACGATCTTCATCACCACAAAGACGGCGGCCAGCACCAGGTAGCCGCGCAGGATCAACAGGCCGGTCCGGTGGATCGGTGAAAGAGCCGGGCGGTCAAGAGAACTCAGGTTCGGAGTCTGCCAAGTCTGCTGCTCCTGCCTGCGCAGCGCCCGGCTTTCGGCACGGCCAACCGGCGAGCCGAGTTTGGCCGCGCGAGTGTCGCTGTACCACTGGTCGCCGATGATCGCCACGGCGCCGCAAAGTACGCCGACCGCCGCACCTGCCACGAGCCCACCCTCGAGGCTCGCCGTGGACAGGGCCGGGAAGAACGTGGTCGCCGTCAAAGCCAGCGACAGCAGCACCAGCGCCCACACGATCGCCCAGGCAATGACGTTCTGCCGCAACGTGTTCACCCACGGCCCCAGTATCGCCCGGTCATTACAGAGCAACACCAGGAACACCGTCGCTGACGGCAACAAGATGCCGGCCAGCGCCTGCACGCCCTGGGTGACCAGCCCGAGGATGTGATCGGGACTGAACGCCACCGCGGCCGACGCCACGAGCAAGAGCGCGTAGCCGCCGTAGAACCACGGCGCCTCGCTGATCTTCCAGTGCAGTGAGTGCCGCTTGCCCATCGCGTCGCCGATGGCATAGGTGGTGGCCAGCCCAATTGCGTTGGCCCCGATCAGCGAACCGTCCAGCAGGATGATCGCGAACAGCACGCCCACCGGGTGGCGCAGGCCGCTGGCGACCGCACCGGCATCGGTGAAGCTGCCGGTGCTGCCGGTGAGGCCGAAGGCGGTCACCGCCATCAGCGCCGTCGCCCCGACAATGACCACGACGATCCCGATGATCAAATCGGCCCGCGCGTAAGGAATCCAGCGCGCGGTGATGCGCTTGTCGACGACGTTGGACTGCTGGAAGAACAACTGCCACGGCGCGACAGTGGTCCCCACGATCGCGATGATCAACAGCAGGACGGTGGAGTTGAGTCCTCCCGGAAACTGTGGAACCAGCCCGCCGACAGCTACTTTCGTGCTCGGATGCACCAGCAGGACCATCGGGATCATCACCACGTTCACCGCGATCAGCAGGAACATCAGCCCTTCCCAGCGCCGGAACGAGCCCCCTGCCACCACTGCGAACAGCAGTACGGCGGCGGCGGGGATCGCAATGATCTTCGGGCAGCCCAGGAATCCCAACGCGAGTGCGACACCGATGAATTCGGTGACGATCGTAAGGGCGTTCAGAACCACCAGATCACCGACGCTGAATGCACCCCAGAACTTTCCGAAACGCTCGAAGATCAGGCGTGCGTGCCCGACTCGGGCGACCGCACCCAAGCGCAGCACCATCTCCTGGTTGACGTACAGCACCGGAATCAGCAAGGCCAGCGTCCACAACAGGTTCATCCCGTAGTCCTGACCGGCTTGGGCGTACGTCGCGACGCCGCCGGCGTCGTTGTCGCCCACCATGACAATCAATCCGGGACCGGTGATGACCATCAGCGTGCGCAACCGCCGCCACCAGCCGCGCAACGCGCCGTCGTCGTCACGGCCGATGCGGCCGAACGCTCCGATGATGTCGCCGGTGTGCGCGGAATCCAGCACTGGCCAGTCACCCTGCCGGGTGGAAATCAAAGTCATGGGATTCTCGCTGTCTGAATAGTTCGGGCTATACGGGTTGGGTGTTCAACGTGCCCCAGCGGCGGGCCCTGGATCCCCCGCCCGCCGCTGGGGACCGCTGGCGGAACGAATCACCGGTGGTTGCCCACACTGTCCGATGACTCTCCGCCCGGCGCGGCCGAGAGCACGGCGATCGGCGTCAGCGACACATACAGGTTCGCCCGCTCTTCGGGCGTCGGGATGTGCATGGCGCACAACCTGTTTGTCAGCAGCCGACCCGCACGCAGCATCGACCGTCCGCGCAACTTTCCACGACTGCGAATACGCTGCACAACAACAAAAGTCATGATCTTCCCCTGTCGGAAGTCCGACCGGTTCATCGACACGCTAAATGCAACCCGGCATCGGCCGTACCCGTCGACCGTGAATACGGTTGTGGGACGGCACAGATTGAGCTGCGTCAGCAGATAGAAATGCCGGAACCGGTGCGGTTCAAGATGGATTTCGGATGGGAACTATCGCCGGGACTCATCTCGCCCTCACCTCCTCACGGCCATGACACACGCGGGTGTCGTCACATCACACGCGGGAGAGGTACGAATGCCGGGCGATGAGCCCGTCGGCCGCACCCCTCTCGTCGGAGCTTCGGCACTGCACGGCGTATCTGGACCATGTCCAGAAGCCACTTGGGCTCAACCCTTGTGTCCGGGAAGAGCTGTCCTGACCCGGGGCGTCTCTCGACGTTCGGGGTCAGTGGCCTGTGTCCGTGCAGACGCCTCACCTACCGAGGTGCTTGCCTGTCCATGCTGGCACTGCCACCCACTGCTCGTCAAACTCCCTAGCGATCTCTTTACGCGGGGCGTGGCCCGCGTCACATTGACTGATCGCCGGTCATCGCCCGGGTAAAACCGCCGAGGCATACCCTCGAGGGCATGGCCACAACCCTGCAAGACCCTCGCGTCGAGAGCGTGCTCGACCGGATGTACACCGAGACGAAGAACCAGATGGCGTTGCTGCGTGAGCGTCATGGTCAGTTCGACAAGCCGATGACCACCGCGGAGCGCACCGAGGCGATGAGCGAGTTCTACATCCCGGTGACGCCGGAGGCCGGCCGGCTGCTCTACGCGCTGGTGCGAGCAACCCGTCCCACGACGGTTGTCGAGTTCGGAATGTCGTTCGGTATCTCGGCCATTCATCTCGCGGCGGCGGTCCGCGACAACGGCGTCGGGCGGGTGGTGACCACGGAGCTCAGCGCGAGCAAGATTGCGGCCGCGAAGAAGACGTTCGCCGAGACCGGCCTGGACGACGTGATCACGATTCTTGAAGGCGATGCGCTGACCACGCTCGAGGGTAAGGACGGACCGGTCGAATTCGTCTTGCTAGACGGCTGGAAGGACCTGTACCTTCCGGTGATCAAGCTGCTCGAACCCCGGCTCACCACAGGCGCTTTGGTGATCGCCGACAACGCCAGCGCGCCCGACATGGCGCCGTATCTCCAACTCGTGCGCGATCCGGCCAACGGCTACACCAGCTTCAATTTCCTGGTCCGGGAAAGCGACAGCATGGAAGTCAGCTGCCGCACCGACGAGTAGTCCCTAGCGCAGCGACTCTTCGAGCCACGGCGTCAGCCACTTGACCCCCTCCGGGGTCAAGTGGACGCCGTCACTGCGCACCTTGATGCCGTCGACCTTGGCGGTGTAAACGCCGTCGGGGCAAAGCTTTTTGTTCAGATCCAGGATCTGGACTCCTGGGTGCTGAGCAACGGTCTTGCGCAGCATGGCATTCCATTGGTTGACCCGGTCCGGCTGGTCCTCCGGGTACAAGCGGCCGTCCGGCTTCTCACCGCCCCGGCTGTACGGCGCGGTGGCCACGATCACGCGAACTCCGCTGGCGCTCACGATGTTCAGTGCGCGCTCCAGCTCGGCGTTGAGATACGCGTCGAACGTCGGATCGCCGATGTGGGTCCACTGACCTTCGTTGACCCGGTCCACCGTCTCCCAGCGCCCGATGATCAGCAGCGCGACGTCCGGCTGGTCCTGATTGATCTGCGTTGCCCACCTGCCGGGCCAGGTGTCGCATTCGGCACGCTGATCCAGGGTTTGGCCGATGTAGCGGTACGGGGTGCCGCGCACCAGGCTGCACCCGATGACGGTGTGGTCGAGGAACGCGAATCCGGGCGTCGGCGGAAGAAAGTGCATCCAGGTCCACCCGATCGAGTCACCGAATACCGAAACGGTGAACGGCCGGTTGGGGTTTCGCGGCCCGACCGGGCGACTCCCACCCGGCGTGGCCGAGGACACCGCGGCGACCGACGAAACGTCCGGCGGCAGGCCGGGCTCGCGTAGACGTGGGCCGACCGGAATCAGCAGCAAGGTGATCGCGGCGGCGCTGGCGACGGTGGCGGCGGCCAGCGGCAGCAACGCCACCAGGGCCGGCCGCCAGCGTCGGACGGGTTGTTCGATCAGCCAGTAGGAGGCGCCGGCCACCGCCAACGTGAGCCCGCACCGCGCGGCGAACAGCGGCAATCCCGACCATCCGGTGCGTTCGCCGTTGAGCGCCAGAAAGATTGGCCAGTGCCACAGGTAGACGCCGTAGGAGACGGTGCCCAGCCACACCAGCGGGGGTGCGGCCAGGATGCGGGCGACCAACCCGCGCTGCTCCAGTGCCACCGGGGCCACCACGAGGACGGCCGCAATCGCGACCCCGATCAGCAAGCCGTGCCGGAAATCGCCGACGTTGCCCGTCGCGAAGTGAGCCGCGGCCGCCAGCCCCGCCACGCCGGCCATCGGCAGCACGCGGGCGACACGGCGCCCCCAGCGACTGCGGATCATGCACCAGCCTCGGTTCAGCGACGGCCAATCCCTTACCAGCAGGGCCGCTGCCGCAGAGCCGACCAGCAAGGCCTGCGCGCGCGTATCGGTGCCGAAGTAGATGCGGTCGCGCGTGGTGTCAGAGACGAAGACGATGGCGGCCGCCGCGGAGGCCAGCGCGCCCAGGGTGGCGATCACGAAGATGGCGAACCGCACCCCACCGACGGTGGCCCGCATGAAGTAGCGCTTGGCCCGCGCGGCCAGCAGCAGGGTGACCACGATCAGCAGGACCGGCCAGACGAAGTAGTACTGTTCCTCAACGCCGAGCGACCAGGCGTGCTGCAGCGGCGACGGCGGCGCCCCCTGCGTGAAGTAGTCGGTCTTCTGCGCGACGAAACGCCAGTTCGCCACCCAGAGGAACGCGGCGATCGCATCGTCGCGTAACCCGGTAAGGGCCTGGGCGGGAAGCAGTTCGCGGGCCGCGCCCACGGCGAGCACCATCAGCACCAGCGCGGGCAGCAGCCGGCGGGCACGACGAATCCAGAATCCGGTCAGATCGATGCGTCCGGTGCGCCCGAGCTCGTCCAGCAACAGCGAGGTGATCAGGAATCCGCTGAGCACGAAGAAGACGTCGACGCCGAGGAACCCGCCGCTGATGCCGGGGATGCCGCCGTGGTCGGCGAGCACCAGGGCCACGGCTATCGCGCGCAGTCCATCGAGTGCGGGAATGCCGCTGCGTCGCTCGGGTTTATCCCAGATCGCCAGCCGGCCGACCCGACGCACCGGGGCAACCCATCGATTCTGCCGAGCAGAAGACGCCGGTGCGGAGTACG
This genomic interval carries:
- a CDS encoding LysR family transcriptional regulator, producing MLFRQLEYFVAVAQERHFARAAEKCYVSQPALSAAIAKLERELNVTLINRGHSFEGLTPEGERLVVWAKRILAEHDAFKAEVHAVRSGITGTLRLGTVPTASTTASLVLSAFCSAHPLVKVQINSRLAATELYRRLREFELDAAIVHAAHDDAHDVDLVPLYAERYVLVSPADMLPSAASTLAWPDAAQLPLALLTADMRDRQIIDEAFAGHGITVTPQVETDSVASLLAQVSSGNWACIVPHTWLWTSQIGAEIRAVEMVDPAVKADIALATNASGPGSPVARALVASAEELALDEFFDAQLLGVTRRR
- a CDS encoding L,D-transpeptidase, which encodes MRRGVRYLFVMVAITGLGVMGSGIQAVASVPVPEPTPVVAAILPADGALVGVAHPVVVKFSAPVIDRAAVERSIHVASPSNIAGHFEWPENNVVQWVPNQYWPAHSHVSVGVQELTTGFDTGDAFLGVASISGHTFTVSRDGEILRTMPASMGKPARPTPVGNFTALEKQRSVVMDSRTIGIPLSAPDGYKITAQYAVRVTWSGVYVHSAPWSVDSQGHANVSHGCINLSPDNAAWYFNNVNVGDPIQVVA
- the car gene encoding carboxylic acid reductase encodes the protein MSTDAKHENGTGTSAQITPRERVTERILRVEATDEQYRNAKPHLALQAAARQPGLRLPQILEMFVEGYGDRPALGWRARELTTDPATGRTTSQLLHRFDTISYRDLWANVRAVATAWRRDEVNPLTPGDVVATLGFASPEYLTLDLVTGYLGLVAVPLQHNATASRLQPIVAEIEPQVLATGAGYLDLAVETVLGSTSLRRLVVFDYRPEIDDQRENLERARAKLADAGMAVTIETFDELVERGRALPPVPIYTGETDERLALIMYTSGSTGLPKGAMYTERMVLKLWTNELNPAFADVPVINVNFMPLNHVGGRIPLASSFQAGGTSYFVPESDLSTLFDDWNLVRPTEMGMVPRVVEMLYQRYQSAVERLIGQGAEPEDADTQAKAELREQLLGGRVITSFSTTAPLAAEMKDFIESCLDVHVLDGYGLTEVGMVFKDGVVTRPPILDYKLVDVPELGYFHTDRPHPRGELLVKSLTAFSGYFKRPDVTANAFDPDGYYRTGDVMAEVGPDHLVYVDRRNNVLKLAQGEFVAVAQLEAVFSGAALVHQAFVYGNSERPYLLAVVVPTIEARERFAGDPDGLKAALSESLRRTAKVAELQSYEVPVDFLVESEPFSEDNGLLSGVGKLLRPKLKEHYGARLEDLYAELAATRTAELRALREGAADRPVIDTLTRAAEALLGLAGGPPQPDAQFLDLGGDSLSALTFSNLLQDIFDVEVPVGQIINPASDLRQLAEYVESERESGSKRPTFSTVHGRGATEARASELTLDKFIDAATLAEAPTLPHATGTPHTVLLTGANGYLGRFLTLEWLERLAERGGKLITIIRGADAEAAGKRLETVFDSGDPQLLKRYRALAADHLEVVVGDIAQPKLGMDQATWERLARDVDMIVHPAALVNHVLPYDQLFGPNVVGTAELIRLAITTRIKPVTYMSTVAVAFSVDPATFAEDGDIRTVSAVRPVDDSYANGYANSKWGGEVLLREAHDLCGLPAAVFRSDMILAHSQYAGQLNVPDAFTRLIFSLLVTGIAPTSFYQTDAQGNRAVAHYDGLPADFVAEAVTTLGEQIATAAEDSGRYRSFDVMNPHDDGISLDVFVDWLIGAGHDIRRIDDHDAWFGRFETALRALPDKQRQHSVLPLLDVYRKPEAPLRGAPAPTDVFRGSVQAAKIGADKDIPHLSERLIEKYVSDLRLLGLV
- a CDS encoding NADP-dependent oxidoreductase, producing the protein MTAAVARAVRFDRYGDRDVLYVADIDMPAPGEGEVVVEVRAAGINPGEAGIRSGAMHEMFPATFPCGEGSDLAGVVTATGPGVTEFAIGDEVLGFSFRRSSHATHTAVPVDQLVRKPPQLSWEAAGSLYVVGATAYAAVRAVAPQPGETVAVSAAAGGVGSLVVQLLVLREARVLGIAGEGNAEWLRAHGVIPITYGAGLAERLREAAPDGVDAFIDLFGPDYVQLAVDLGVAPQRIDTIISFQKAGEVGAKTEGSTDASTPEVLTEIADLIVSGAVDFDIAATFPLERVADAFEELERRHTHGKIVLLPNGSR
- a CDS encoding NRAMP family divalent metal transporter, whose protein sequence is MTLISTRQGDWPVLDSAHTGDIIGAFGRIGRDDDGALRGWWRRLRTLMVITGPGLIVMVGDNDAGGVATYAQAGQDYGMNLLWTLALLIPVLYVNQEMVLRLGAVARVGHARLIFERFGKFWGAFSVGDLVVLNALTIVTEFIGVALALGFLGCPKIIAIPAAAVLLFAVVAGGSFRRWEGLMFLLIAVNVVMIPMVLLVHPSTKVAVGGLVPQFPGGLNSTVLLLIIAIVGTTVAPWQLFFQQSNVVDKRITARWIPYARADLIIGIVVVIVGATALMAVTAFGLTGSTGSFTDAGAVASGLRHPVGVLFAIILLDGSLIGANAIGLATTYAIGDAMGKRHSLHWKISEAPWFYGGYALLLVASAAVAFSPDHILGLVTQGVQALAGILLPSATVFLVLLCNDRAILGPWVNTLRQNVIAWAIVWALVLLSLALTATTFFPALSTASLEGGLVAGAAVGVLCGAVAIIGDQWYSDTRAAKLGSPVGRAESRALRRQEQQTWQTPNLSSLDRPALSPIHRTGLLILRGYLVLAAVFVVMKIVELGVG
- a CDS encoding class I SAM-dependent methyltransferase — translated: MATTLQDPRVESVLDRMYTETKNQMALLRERHGQFDKPMTTAERTEAMSEFYIPVTPEAGRLLYALVRATRPTTVVEFGMSFGISAIHLAAAVRDNGVGRVVTTELSASKIAAAKKTFAETGLDDVITILEGDALTTLEGKDGPVEFVLLDGWKDLYLPVIKLLEPRLTTGALVIADNASAPDMAPYLQLVRDPANGYTSFNFLVRESDSMEVSCRTDE